TATCTATCTATGTGTTTATTTGTTAGTGtcttgaaaaagaaagtgatcATGTTTCATTTAAAGAGAACTTTAACTTGAGAAACAGGACAGGGAAACAGAAACTCACAAGTGGGGTTGTGTTGTTTGATCAGCAAATTATGCAGCACCCCACTTGGTTTAATTGGTTTTAGTGTGTGATGAAGTGTTTGATTCCTCAGAAAGTTTGGTTTTTGGGCTGTAATTTGAAGACCCTTGTTCTAGATTTTGTGTTGTTGATTTGGTGTCATATTGGAACAAAGAGTGTGGTTTTTGATTTTTGTATGTGTGTTTTCTGGTTTGAAATGAAGGCATTTGTCTGTGGAGAAGAACAGGGTTTTGTTTGTTAAATTGTTTCCAGAAATATCGAATCTTACAAGAGACAACCCTCCAATTGCATCTTTCATCGTTCGGGTTGTAAGTTCTGTTGGAGATCGCAGAGCCATCACACACCCAGGTCTTAGTTTCTTTTcaccttttctctcttttttgttGGTTCATTTTACTTTTCCTTCTGGATAGAGAATAATCAATAatcatttttgttgttgtgctTGGTCCAAAGTGCAAATAGAACACAATAGGTGGCTTATCTTATGCCactttgtttgaatttttacaGTTTCTCAAAACTGTTTTTGCTGACAAGTTCTGATCAACAGTTTCTTTCTCATGCTGACTGAGTACATGCATAAATCTGTTCTTTTTTATGTGTTGCAGAAATAAAGGACAAAGTTCTAAAGAACAATGAGGATTTTGTTTGGGCAATTGAGGTTCCACTAACTGGGAAATTCATTATTGACGTTGAGTTTCTAGATTTGAAGACTGCATCCCCAAACGTATGTTCTCAATACACATTTCTTTAGCGTTCATTGCAAATGATGATTATTTCAAGGCTTTGTATTGAAAGTAACCATTGATAGGGTTTATTGTAACATTAATATGTATATGTCTGCAATAACTTGATGTATGATTGAATTTTGTACATCAATTCTAGAATACAAATATACCTTACCTTAACTTGGAATGTTATTTCTGAATGCAGAGTGGAGAACCTTGTTCCATTTGGGCAGAAGGATTTACTCAGCAGAGATCAAATGCAAATGCCATAGAGTGTCTTGGTAGAATGCTAACAGAAGGAATCCACACTGACATCACCATAAATGTTTCTGATGGAAGTATAGGAGCTCATAGAGCTGTTCTTGCAGCAAGATCACCCGTATTTCGCAGCATGTTTTCACATAATCTTCAGGAGAAAGAGTTGTCAACCATAAACATATCAGATATGTCACTTGAGTCAT
This portion of the Vigna unguiculata cultivar IT97K-499-35 chromosome 6, ASM411807v1, whole genome shotgun sequence genome encodes:
- the LOC114188651 gene encoding BTB/POZ domain-containing protein At1g55760 produces the protein MSDSAYRVETTPRLAQWRIENLASCTYRKSDPFKIGKWNWHLSVEKNRVLFVKLFPEISNLTRDNPPIASFIVRVVSSVGDRRAITHPEIKDKVLKNNEDFVWAIEVPLTGKFIIDVEFLDLKTASPNSGEPCSIWAEGFTQQRSNANAIECLGRMLTEGIHTDITINVSDGSIGAHRAVLAARSPVFRSMFSHNLQEKELSTINISDMSLESCQAFLNYLYGIIRHEEFLIHRLALLRAADKYDISDLRDACHESLLEDIDTKNVLERLQNASLYQLMKLKMSCIRYLVKFGKIYEIRDDFNTFLHNADRDLIAEVFHEVLDAWKGF